The Streptomyces sp. V3I7 genome segment GGGAATGCGTCGAGTGCGCACTGATCGAGAACCGGGCTCTCGTACGCGACTCCAAGCGCCCGGAAGAGGTTGTGATCACTGTCGACGGCGAGGCTTGACGCTCCTTCATTCAGGTCTTGAAGGAGCCAGCGAGCCCGAAGCGGTCCCGCGCAGCAGGGCCACTTGTAGGACGCTCCCTGTAGAACACAGGGCATCGAGGAGCACGATCGTGAGCGCACAGCACTCGGATACACCCGTCCATGCGTTGCTGCCGCTGCGGACCATCGGCGACATTCAGGCCGCCCTGCGTTCCGGTCACGGCTTCCCCGGCGATCGGGAGTCCTTCGTACGCAAGCCCGGAGCACGGCTTCTGATCAGTTCGAGGGCTTCCAGTTCTGTCGAGAGCTCACCCACCCCGACGCCGAACGGGCCCTTCTCAAGAAGACCGCTATCGGGGGCGACAGCCACGTGGCCGCCAGAGCGGCCCGAGTAGCTGGGCTGACAAGCTGCACTTTCCCCATCGCGCCCAAGCACCGTCCGATACGCGAGTACGACTCATCGGTGCAGGTGCCCCAAGAACCCGTCAGGCACCGGGTAGGCGCGTTCAATTGGCAGGAGTCCCCGGGCCGCATCCAGGTCCCCGTCCCGTACGTGCCCATGGACCGCGTGGGCCAGCGGCGTCACGTCGGTGATGGACACGATCCACTCGTCAGCGAAGCGGTGCGCGGCTTCGCCGGTGAGGCCTAGTTGGAGGGATCGGTGTGGCAGGGGGTGGAGGTGCAGGTCGCGTTCGGGGTCCCACTGGACGCGTGCCGGCGCTTCGTTCAGCGCTTGCTTCCAAGCGGCAGGGTCGGAGTGGAGGTCCTTGTCGTAGTGCGACAGGCAGGCGCGTGACAGTGCCCACTCGAAGCCCTCGCGGGTGATCTCCACGGCGAGGACGGCCTCCTGGCCTTCCTTGGTGGCCCAGCCGCAGCGGTACATCGTCCAGAGGAACGACGGCTTGATCCAGGTCATCCGGTCCCGCTTCCAGGCCGCGGGGAAGCGGCCTTCCTTGGCCGCGGGTATGCCGATTGCGGGTGCGTACGCCTGGTAAACGGTGATCGTGGTGTCCGTGTGCGCCGCGCGGATCTCGTATCTGGGCGCGGTGGGTGTCGTTGGTGTTGTCACGGACACCAGCGTGGACGTGTCGCTTCGTGGGGGCCACTGAATTGCCGTCGGCGCCCTGCGACCGCCGTCATGGAGGAGATTTGAACGTTTCCACACCAGACCGCAACCATCCCGCGCACGCGCGAGTCTGTGATGGCGACAAGAAGGGGGTGGGGGAGATGGACGACATCTTCCAGGAGATGCTCGAGGAGATCGCGGAGGAGTCGGCCGACGAGGTCGGCAGCGACGCCATCAAGGACATCGTGGAAGGGCTCTTCGACTGACGAGGGGGCTCGGCGGCTCGGCCGGCGTCGGAGCGTTCCGGCGCCGCGTTCCGAGCCGGGGGGGCGGCGTGATCTTGTGGCCCAAGTCGCCGGTGCTGTACAGTCGATCTTGAGCGCGGCACCCAAGTGCGGGTGAAACGCGATGCGTTGGTGGTCCAAGGAAAGACGTCCCGCTTCCTGCGGGGAGATGCAGGTGCAAGGCCTGCCCGGCGCTCCGAGAGAAATCCGTTCCTGGTTTTCCAGGGGCGGGTTTCTTTGTTGGGGCGGGTCCGGAGCGCTGCACTGACCGTGGGTTGCAGCTCGGCCGGGCGGGCAAGCCGATAGCCGACGCGAGGGCACGCGCATCGCACGCGGGGCCGGGCCGTCGACCGCGTCCAGGGGCTGTACCAGCCGTACCAGTCGGCGCTCAAGTCATCCCGCGACGTCCTCCCTGTCCACAACGACGGTGTACGAATGGTCATCCAACGTCATATGGAACCGGTTGGGTGTTGGCACCGGCGGAGCCTGAAAGTCCCTGCTCCACCTCGGTTCCAGCTGTCCCCGCCGCCCAAATCCCCTGTTCTCATATAAGCCAAGGGCAGGAATTGGCCGCTGTGCGCTGTCTGATGCGGCCGATAGAGTTGCTCGCGCTATCGGTCGTACGGGGACAGGGGGCACTCGCGGTGGCGAGCGGCGGACTGAAAGTCGATCTGAGCGCACTGGAGGATGTGCTCAGACAACTCAATGGAGTTATCTCGAATCTGGGCAACACCTCCTCCAAGGCGCGCTACCAGACATACCTGCCGCCCGGTGCACTGGGCAGTGAACACTTCGCCGAGGCGAACGATCTCCACCTGGCGCACACGGAGATGAAGCAGCACCTCGAAGACATCGTCGCCCACATCCACGGCCTGATGGATGAATTCGGGACGAAGACGAAGAAGACGCACGGCGCGTACCAGGACCAGGAAGCTGAGATCACGTCGGCGCTGTCGGACGGGGGCAGGTCATGAGCTCGGGCGGAAAGAAGAGCGACGACGGCTACACGTACGAGTACGTCCCCGCGGGGATGTGCTTCAACGAGAAGGCCACGACGCCGTTCGCGGACCTGACCTTGAACCAGATGAAGGCCATGGTCGTCAACGCGAAGCCGGGCGACGTTCACGACGTAGCCCGGGGCTGGCTCAAGGTCAACCATGACCTGGTGGGCGAGAAGGGCGGTGGCGGGGCCCGGCACGACTTCCTGCAAGCGGTGTACGGGGTCCTGGAGCACTGGGAGGGAGACGCCGCCGACCGCTTCAAGGAGCAGGCCGAGATCATCGCGAAGAAGATGGAGGACGGCGCCAAGTACGCCGAGTACACCTCCACCGCGATGGAGAACGCGGCCACGGTGCTGGAGACCACCAAGACCGCGGTCGACGACATGGAGGAGCCGGGGGCGTTCTCCAGGGGGTTCGACTTCGTCGCGGACGGGCTCTCGCACGACGACAGCGGCTACCAGGCGGACCAGCGCGCCGGGATGACCGCCCAGGAAGCCCTGGACAAGTACGACGACGACCTCTCGGCGGGCAAGGAGACCCAGCTGCAGGCGGCCGCGAAGATGGAGGAGCTGGGGGCGGCGTACGCGACGCAGACCAAGAACATGGGGTCTTGGAATCGCAGGCCGCTTCCTTCCACGAACGATAACAACGACTACCCCGGTGACCCTGGGGGTACGGCGCCGGTCCCGGTCATGGCGATCCCGACCGAGAGCGGCCCCAGGTTGGTGGGCCGGGCTCCTGTCAGTAGCGGGACGTCGAGCAGCTCGGGCCGGTCGGCCATCACGACGTCTCCCAGCGCCCCCAACCGCGTTGCCCGCGCAGGTGCCGGTTCCTCTTCCCAGGTGTCCGCGTCCTCCGGCGTTGGCACGGATGTGGACGGCCTTGCGGCCCACCAGCCCCCGTGGGACTGCGGTCGGTGACGGCGGCGCCCATGCAGGTACAGGCAGTGGCCGCGCCGGCGGGGGAGGCTGGGGGGCCGGAACAGGAGAAGGTTTCCCGGGCGCGCCCGGCGCCCCTGCAGCTGGCTCGGCGCGTGGTGGCGCTTCCTCCGGTGCAGGGTCTGCGGCGGGCAACGGCCGTGCAGGTATGGGCGGTGTGGGAGCCGGAGCGGGGGCAGGACCCGCGCCCGGTAAGCAGTCCGGTGGCCGCGGCCCTCTGGCCCGTACGAAGGGCGGGGTGATGGGCGAGCCCGAGGGCACCCCCTCCACCAGGACTGGCGCCGGTTCCGGTCTGCACGGCAGCCGTGGTGGTACGACGGAGGGCCGCAAGGCGGCGGGCCTGTCGGGCGCCGGACATGCGGGCGCGGCCGGCACGGGCCGTGACCGGAGGAAGAAGGACGGTAAGCAGGTTCCGGACTACCTCGTCGAGGACGAGGAGACCTGGGTACAGAAGCGGGACAACACCCCGCGGGTCATCGAGTAGACACGACCGAGACAGCATGAAGTGGGGCTCGCTTGATCCACTGCGCGAGCTCCGCCCGGCGGGACGAAAGAGGGATACACGGCATGGGCCTCACGCGGACACTGCGCATGGCAGGCAGTACGGCAGCGGTGGGAGCGCTGGTCTTCGCCGCCGCGTCACCAGCAGCGGCAGACCAGGTGAGGCAGGACCAATGGCCGCTCCATGCCCTTGACGCCGAGGCGGTCTGGAAGGTCGCGACCGGGAAGGGCGTCACCGTAGCCGTCATCGACAACGGCGTCGACGCCTCCCACCCCGACCTGAAGGGCAACGTCCTGCCGGGCAAGGACTTCATCGACGGTGACTCCGACGCCTCGCCTGCTGCAGGCGCCTACCACGGGACATCCATGGCCGGCGACATCGCCGGCCATGGCCACGGTCCCAACGGGGCGGACGGCGTGAAGGGACTTGCTCCCCAGGCAAAGATCCTGCCCCTCCGTGATGACGGCGCCCAGACGGGCGGCCTCGCCCCGTCGATCAGATACGCGGTGGACCACGGTGCATCGGTCATCAACATTTCCGAGGGTGGGGGCCCGGTAGATTCCAGCGGCGAGGAACTGAAGGCGATTCAGTACGCGCTTCAGCACAACGTGATCGTCGTGGCAGCATCGGGCAACGAGGGAAAGAGCGGCACCAAGGCCATCGGCTACCCGGCAAGCTATCCAGGCGTAGTAAATGTCGGCGCGGTCAAGGAAGCCAACGAGATCTGGGAAAAGTCCAACTCCGGTACGAATGTCCTGCTGACGGCCCCCGGCTACCACGTCGTCTCCACCAGCACGAACTCCTACGGCTACGGCATGGGCACCGGTACCTCCGACTCCACCGCCTACGTCTCCGCCGCCTGCGCCCTGCTGCGCGAGAAGTTCCCCGACCTCACCGCGGGCCAGATCGTCAACCGCCTCACCAGGACCGCCGGCCTCCCCGCCTCGGCCAAGGGCCTGAAGCTCCCCGACCAGAAGTACGGCTACGGCTACATCCGCCCCCTCGCCGCCCTTCAGCAGAACATTCCGGCCGGCTCCAAGAACGGCCCACTGACCATGCCCGCATCCGAGACCGCGGTGCCCCCGGCCTCCACGTCCGCTGATTCACCAAGCGGCCTGACCACCAGCTCGATCATCGCCCGCGTGGTCCTGGCCGGCCTCGGCGTACTCATCGTGATCGGCGTGCCCCTGCTTCTGGTCCTGCGCGCGAAGCGGCGTCGGGCGGCGGAACAGGCCCAGTTCAACCAGCAGCACGGATACGGAAGCTATCCTCCGAATTCCTACCCTGATTCTGCTCCGTACCAGTGAGCCGAAGCACGATAAGTGTCACCATCAGCCCCTGCTGACCTGCGACATCGATCTGGCGAAGCACGGTGGTTGTCACCAGGGCGGCGCTCGTCTTGTCACCAGCAGCCCGCGAAGCAGGGTCGGTGTCCCCGGCTCCGGCGCTCCACCCATCGCCGGAGCTGCCCCGCCGGTGGCCGGTGTCCTGTGACAGCGACGGTTGACCGATTGCCATCTGAGGTTGGCTGCTGAGCGAGGACAGCTGTCAGGCGGTCACCTCAGCCTCTCCCATGTCGCGCACCGCAGTCGTCATGCCTAGCCTGCTGAAGAGGCCGACGTTTCATTTCCTCGGCTCCCACGGCGAACCCCAACGAGGAGGCAGCCATGACGGCGACGACGCGAACCGTGGCCCCTGTGGTGATCGAGGGCGGTGGTGTGGAATTGCGCCTTCAAGAAGTCGGAGGCGACATGTCCGCTGCATTCGTGCGGTTCCCCAAGGGCGCGGACATGGCGCCGGCCCTCACGGGTCTGCCAGGCAACCTGTGCCAGTGCCCTCACTGGGGATACCTGCTCAAGGGGCGGCTGAAGATGCGGACGGCGGACGGCGACGAGATCTATGAGGCCGGGCAGGCGTTCTACTGGCCGCCAGGGCATGCGCCGGAAGCCCTCGAGGACTGCGAGTACGTCGATTTCTCGCCGACGAAGGAGTTCAACAAGGTGGTCGACCACCTCAAGACGCAGATGGGATGACCTTGTCGAGGCGCAGTAAGGTTCTCTCTGCGCCCGAGACGGTTCAAGGCCCGTGGCCCTTCGACGGCAAACGGTCAACCTTCGATGTCACAGGACAGCCGGCCAGCACTCCTGTCCGGCGCTCCCGGTGACAACAAGCCTGCCTTGGTGACAGCTATCGTGCTTCGGCTCAACCAGCACCAGCCGCCGACTGACCGTTACCCGCAGCAGTAGCGGTAACTGTCGTAATCAATCCTCGTGAGACTTCTTGATCTCGTCAGAGGGGGACAGACGAGGATTGTTCGTGCAGCCCAGGGACTTACTTACCTTGGATGCGGCTGAGAGCAACACTCTGAGCCGGGCGTTGTTCGCCTCGATCACGCCTAGATCGCTGTCCCAATACCCTTGAAAGTAGCCTTGCACAGCCCCCTCGTGAGCGCCCGGAAGTCTGCACGCGAAGCGTGCTGTTGCTCGCCGGAGGTCGTCCACGGTACGCGTCATCTCCGCATCGCCTACGGTGAAGTTGAGGACCTCGGACCTCTCCTCTTTGGTGAAGTAAGGGTGTCGGGTCCAGCCGAAGTAGAAGTCGATCTCTCTTTGGCCTCCGCAGCGCGTTCGCACATCTTCCTTGCACAGCAGGAAGGAACACACGGAGGAGGCTCTGGTGTAGTTCGGCTTGCTGCTGCCTGGGGCTTCCTTACGCATCTGGTCTGCCACCCGCTCGACTCGCACCCCCTCGGATCGTGTGCGGGGGTAGAACTCCTTTCGCCCGGTGAGGAGTTGTTGAAGGTCTCGCCCTGTGTCACTGCCGAACATGCCGCCACAGATGTCGTCCGCCGCGACCGGCTTGATAGGGGCGGGTTTGGGCGCGTCCTGTGGGGCGCCGCATGCGGTGATGAGGGCAGCAAGCGTCAGAAACGTGGCCGTCGCTCGCAGGCAACTGGGCTTCAGGGTCATCGAGAGTTGTCCGTATCCGTTATGTCAGCACCCCGGGCATAAGCGGCGTCGAGTGCCGTGTTCCGAGCATCTCGTGGTGCCCCCATCACACCTTGCTGGTCCATGTAGTTGTCGATGCCTGTCCTGGCCAACTTCTTGGCTTCGTAGTCAAATGCATCAATGCTATTGATGGCCTTGCCACTGCTGTCCCGCTCGGCGGCCTTGAGGGAGTCGGAGATCTCGTTCCCCAGCCCGGTTTCCACAGCTGAACCGGCGGCCTCGGCGATAGGAACGATGATGGGCACCGATTGCGGGGCCAGGATGGTGGCAGCTCCTTCGACCCCGGCTGTGGCGCCACCCACGGCGATCGACACGCCCGCTTGCTTCCAGGCAGCCGACTTCTCAAGTGCGTGGTTGTAGCTCTCGTCGCCCTCGCGGTAGTCGTGGCCGATCTGTTCGGCACGTGCCTCATCGAGGGCACCGTGCATCGTCATTCCCCACTCGGCAGCCCGGTACGCCTCGGGGGTGCCTTCGTGGGCGTGGATGCGGCTGGTAGTGAAGGCTTGTTGGGCCTGGGACATGATGCCGTGCGAGGTCTCGTCGTGGCCCAACTCTCGGATGAACTGCTTGGCCGTGACCGCGTCCATCTTGTTCTCGTCCTTGGTGCCGAACAGTTCCTCCATGCCTCCTCTGCTGGGGTCTGAGGCATCCAGTCCCGAAATGCTGTAGTTGAGGTCGTCGATGTAGGCGGCGCCGATGCGTCCCATGCTGTCGGAGATGCCCGCCTGCTTGCCCATCAGCCCAAGGTCGGGATCCCCGTAGCGTTCCATGACCTGCCCCACGATGGCGCGCTCTTCCGCACCCCGGTGCAGTTCCGGGCTGCCTGCCCCGTAGTCGCTCCCCGTCGTCGCCGACTCCAGGGCGTGGCCGAGGGCGTCGTAGCCGCGGGACGTGCCGTGCTTGTCCTGGGGGTAGGCGTCCTGCGGCCAATCGCGGGCGCCCTTGTCCCCCTCGCCGCCGCCCACCACGTAGTCGAAGTCGGTCTTGTCGGAGAAGAAGTCGGTCGATGCCTGGTGGTTGTGGCCGAGGGCGTTCATGTAGCCGGTCATGGGGTCGGTGCCCCAGTTGTTGGTGAGGTCGATGTCGCCGCCGTCGAGGCCGCTGCCGGCGATGGTCTTGCCGAGGTACTCGTCGTGCAGGGACTGACCGCTCTTGACGGCGTCCTTCTCGTAGTCGATCAGGGCGTCGCCGTAGTCGTGCAGGAAGGCGTGGTCGTAGCGGCCCGAGTTCATCAGGTTGGACATGACCTGGAATCCCCTGGGGTTCTTGAGGTCGTAATCGAGATGGTGGGGGCCCGCGGCGATCACGTCGTGCTTCCAGTCCTGCATCGCTCTGCTGTCGGACTGGGTGGCGGTGGCGAGGGTGGCGCCGAGCTGGCTGCGGGTCTGTTCCAGGAGGTCCTTGCGGGTGCCGTCGGGGCCGGGGTGGCCGTGCAGGTCCATGCCCTCCCAGAACTCCAGCGTGCCCTGGCCGCCCATGCGGGTGGCGAACCGTTCCGCGAACTCGGGGTCCTTGCTGTGCTCCTTGAGGAGGCTGTTGAACTCCTTGAGCTCGCTGTTGCTCATCTTGTCGCCCTTGTGTGCCAGCTGAACGGCGCGGGCGGAGTCGTAGCGGTCCTCGGCCTTCTCCGTGTTGCCGGTGGCGTGTTCGTTGAAGCTGCGCTTGTCGTTGCCGACGTCGTAGCGCAGGGCGGCGGCGGCACTGTCGTCGACCTCGGTGGCCGCGGCGAGGATCTTGCGTATCTCGCCCTCGATCTCGTCGATGGTGCGCAGTTCGGCGGCCACGGCCTGGCCGTAGCCGGGCTGGCCCTGGAGTTCGGGGTCGTCCACGACGGAGTCGGTGAAGGTGACCTTGCCCTGGTCGGAGATCCGGACCTTTCCGCCCGCGGTCGTCTCCGCTACGTAGTCGTGGAGCCGTTTCTGCTGCGCCTTGAGGCTGTCGCGGGTCTCCGTGAGGACCTTCTCGATCGCGCGGGCCTGCTGCAGGGCCGCATCGGCCTCGTGGCCGGCGTTCTTGATCTGCCGGTGGGCCGCCGCGGCCGTGTCCGAGCCGCCCCCGATGGTGCTCCATCCCGCGGCCTCGAAGGGCTTCTGCGCCTTGGGACCGTGGGATTCGTCGACCTCCTTCATCTTCCGCACGACTTCCTGCCACGCGGTGATGGCGTGGTCGAGGCGGGTCAGACTGAGGTGGTCGAGCTGGACGTAGGTGATCGTCATAGTGCTGCCCCCCGTGGGTAGCGACTGGTCGGCTACGGCTTCAACTCCGCTCGGGTCAGCCGAAGGTGGCCCGCATGTCGGCGTGCGCGCCGTTGAACGTCGCGGTGTTGGCGCGCTCGACACCCGTGTACGCCGACCACGTGTCCCAGGTCTTCTGGCCCAGTCCCTGGTAGGTGGTGTGCAGCGCGTCGCACTGATCCGTCCACCGGGTCGCCAGGTGCCTGAGGGCAGCGCCGAGCTGGCCGTCCCAGTTGGCGCCGGACAGGCTGCCGGCCGCGTCGTCCAGGTCGCTGCGCGGGAAGTCACCCGCGGTCCTGACCAGCGAGGCCAGCTCGGAGCAGCCGCGGCTGGCCGCCAACA includes the following:
- a CDS encoding DUF397 domain-containing protein — its product is MSTPKPSHAHGPAWFTSSYSNGAGGECVECALIENRALVRDSKRPEEVVITVDGEA
- the mycP gene encoding type VII secretion-associated serine protease mycosin, which produces MAGSTAAVGALVFAAASPAAADQVRQDQWPLHALDAEAVWKVATGKGVTVAVIDNGVDASHPDLKGNVLPGKDFIDGDSDASPAAGAYHGTSMAGDIAGHGHGPNGADGVKGLAPQAKILPLRDDGAQTGGLAPSIRYAVDHGASVINISEGGGPVDSSGEELKAIQYALQHNVIVVAASGNEGKSGTKAIGYPASYPGVVNVGAVKEANEIWEKSNSGTNVLLTAPGYHVVSTSTNSYGYGMGTGTSDSTAYVSAACALLREKFPDLTAGQIVNRLTRTAGLPASAKGLKLPDQKYGYGYIRPLAALQQNIPAGSKNGPLTMPASETAVPPASTSADSPSGLTTSSIIARVVLAGLGVLIVIGVPLLLVLRAKRRRAAEQAQFNQQHGYGSYPPNSYPDSAPYQ
- a CDS encoding DUF4291 domain-containing protein; this translates as MTTPTTPTAPRYEIRAAHTDTTITVYQAYAPAIGIPAAKEGRFPAAWKRDRMTWIKPSFLWTMYRCGWATKEGQEAVLAVEITREGFEWALSRACLSHYDKDLHSDPAAWKQALNEAPARVQWDPERDLHLHPLPHRSLQLGLTGEAAHRFADEWIVSITDVTPLAHAVHGHVRDGDLDAARGLLPIERAYPVPDGFLGHLHR